One Pochonia chlamydosporia 170 chromosome 5, whole genome shotgun sequence DNA segment encodes these proteins:
- a CDS encoding GTP-binding protein (similar to Colletotrichum gloeosporioides Nara gc5 XP_007272912.1): MHQEQFIDETILLETHHPSAATDTIAGAVALAEHLRHSPSLVTLDPSVFRPIPDSSPPRFRKLSQSAAAPARLPRTSSLLPPPRPVAAAATTAATLTPAYSPSEDPPLNHDYSSRLDTLPATPPNEPEYDPETEPRLFGSRIELPVLTLPPILPLDLLDESDPSHPPGLEALPGGDLIDSNITATSPAKTESASFSEPSLTMPYETVKEPFAPAGRGHSRSRNGKSSVDLAKPRTVKPPSQKAMLSRALQKANTAVQLDNAQNFEGARESYAEACELLQHVLLKTTADEDKKKLEAIRRTYAARIEELDQMAPSWQPTGNKELPARPGSPEEHEEESPQEEVVEIGTANPVAHAKDEGDGQQLQRQRQQDTRYLSDSSQETSRSGRLTTEQPSLHSAFSRSPARLRANDEYTTEPSRAPQPLAARRPASPAKPQHERYDSEDRGTDSYHSGSWSGSRDGAGHYRNESQNSWLDPIDESGGSSGGTSSGHSRGSSGFRTDHIRGLSGNTEAEFDTALDAAIEAAYDEGYEPMEPTEYDTIDRTEEIVTKALRKVEAARERVRQTEREAYPEEFQRQATEKRTKETSGGFYEDLSSDEEERLLEEMTREYNIEDFMMNDGQRPTTGQPSQAPRSQDTPGLARGTRNTNLPNMRSLAATVDRSKMPPPHPVPKSLQPSAPPPKQSLPELPLTRPQSPGQTVRNRRLSGQNPKQLKIQTTQLRPAPAASFEDLSQMKPTSAPDIPSEANVGERPQTSRSARKLTPPSLDAPLIEPRVFGSPPHQRGQIDIDDSIAGRSGSPTVNKLRKNFSSSSLRSMKSRNMSLSNLDDASDMSPGTPSSNHFGSARTPAIPAIPTPLATSLREQMDSASPGTLYLFEDNIHLPATPGSPNPMVLDPPVALEPCPNDVMLRPFWLMRCLYQTLAHPRGGYLSTKLFVPRDVWKVKGVKLKNVEDKISNCDFLTAALLKLAKVDTCDADAVLDEMQSLEGVLEQVQTALTRKLGNEVGVQGSVVLFKEASNVVDGDGAASVPRTASVSGKSSSFSWRRLRSKNSNMGLGGAYNSRMTGGEGAKDSATMPTLPMTPQPTSRPPKRELGQAQFIGPNAHYMSSLARLFDAAQAIDQIARQVDDPGLRHADKTQVGLELCTRHAAEFFGFYICRFVLTDLGTLLDKFIKRGSEWVLA; encoded by the exons ATGCACCAGGAGCAGTTCATTGACGAGACTATCCTGCTTGAAACCCATCACCCATCAGCTGCTACTGATACAattgctggtgctgttgctctTGCCGAACATCTTCGACACTCCCCATCCCTCGTCACACTGGATCCGTCCGTGTTTCGACCGATTCCTGACTCCAGTCCTCCACGATTTCGAAAGCTTTCACAGTCGGCCGCAGCTCCTGCCCGACTGCCACGAACATCGtcgttgctgccgccgccacgccCTGTAGCGGCTGCAGCAACGACAGCCGCGACCCTAACTCCAGCATATTCTCCGAGCGAAGATCCTCCCTTGAACCACGATTATTCTTCTCGCCTGGATACCCTCCCCGCCACACCGCCCAACGAGCCTGAATACGACCCTGAGACGGAACCCAGGCTCTTTGGTTCCAGGATTGAACTACCCGTACTAACCTTGCCTCCCATCTTACCACTCGACTTACTCGACGAGAGCGACCCGTCCCATCCACCAGGCTTGGAAGCTTTGCCTGGTGGTGACTTGATTGACAGTAATATCACGGCAACATCACCGGCGAAAACCGAATCTGCTTCCTTTTCTGAGCCATCGCTCACAATGCCTTACGAAACTGTAAAGGAGCCATTTGCTCCGGCCGGGCGAGGTCACTCACGGAGTCGGAATGGGAAAAGCAGCGTAGATCTAGCCAAGCCTCGGACGGTCAAGCCTCCATCGCAAAAGGCCATGTTATCACGGGCTTTGCAAAAGGCGAACACAGCAGTCCAACTTGACAATGCACAAAATTTCGAAGGCGCCAGGGAATCGTATGCggaggcttgtgagcttTTGCAACACGTGCTTCTGAAAACAACTGCCGacgaagacaagaagaagctagaGGCAATT CGACGAACCTATGCTGCACGCATCGAGGAACTGGACCAAATGGCCCCATCATGGCAACCTACAGGCAATAAAGAATTACCCGCCCGACCAGGCAGTCCGGAGGAGCACGAAGAAGAGTCTCCCCAGGAGGAAGTGGTCGAAATCGGAACTGCAAACCCGGTGGCCCATGCGAAAGATGAAGGCGATGGTCAACAGCTGCAAAGGCAACGCCAGCAAGATACCAGATATCTCAGTGATAGCTCCCAAGAAACGTCGCGATCAGGACGATTGACTACGGAGCAACCGTCCCTTCACTCCGCCTTCTCGCGATCGCCTGCCAGACTCCGGGCTAATGACGAATATACCACGGAACCCAGCCGTGCACCACAACCTCTGGCGGCGCGCCGTCCTGCATCGCCAGCTAAACCGCAGCACGAACGTTATGACTCGGAAGATAGAGGTACTGATTCTTACCACTCTGGTTCTTGGAGCGGATCCAGAGACGGTGCGGGACATTATAGAAATGAAAGTCAAAACTCATGGCTGGACCCTATTGACGAGTCTGGCGGGTCATCTGGCGGAACCTCCTCTGGCCACTCCAGGGGATCATCTGGGTTTCGTACAGATCACATTCGTGGCCTCAGTGGAAATACCGAGGCCGAGTTCGATACGGCTTTGGATGCGGCTATCGAGGCTGCATATGATGAGGGATACGAACCCATGGAACCAACCGAGTACGATACCATAGACCGTACTGAAGAGATTGTCACAAAGGCACTCCGAAAAGTCGAAGCTGCGCGAGAGCGCGTCAGACAGACGGAGCGAGAAGCATACCCAGAGGAATTTCAAAGACAAGCAACCGAGAAAAGGACGAAGGAGACGTCCGGTGGGTTTTACGAAGATTTGTCCTCAGACGAGGAGGAACGTCTGTTGGAAGAAATGACCCGGGAGTACAACATTGAGGACTTCATGATGAACGACGGTCAAAGGCCAACCACGGGGCAACCTTCCCAGGCTCCGCGCAGCCAAGACACGCCAGGATTGGCAAGAGGGACGCGAAATACAAATCTTCCAAATATGCGATCCTTGGCCGCTACTGTAGACCGATCAAAGATGCCACCACCGCACCCAGTGCCCAAAAGCCTGCAACCATCCGCTCCTCCACCCAAACAGTCACTACCAGAGCTGCCCCTAACTCGGCCACAATCACCCGGGCAAACGGTTCGAAATCGTCGTTTGTCGGGCCAAAACCCCAAGCAACTGAAGATTCAGACAACGCAACTCCGACCCGCACCTGCTGCGAGCTTTGAGGACTTGTCGCAAATGAAACCTACCTCGGCACCCGACATCCCATCCGAGGCGAACGTTGGCGAACGGCCACAAACGAGTAGGTCGGCAAGGAAGCTAACACCACCGAGCTTAGATGCGCCACTCATTGAGCCGAGAGTGTTTGGATCACCACCTCATCAGCGTGGTCAAATAGATATCGATGATAGCATTGCCGGGCGGTCAGGCTCACCCACTGTCAACAAGCTTCGAAAGAACTTCTCTTCGTCCAGCTTGCGAAGCATGAAGAGTCGCAATATGTCCTTGTCTAATCTTGACGACGCGTCTGATATGTCTCCTGGGACCCCATCGAGCAATCACTTTGGAAGCGCTAGAACACCTGCCATACCGGCGATCCCTACGCCACTGGCGACGTCTCTCCGCGAGCAAATGGACTCGGCCTCACCAGGAACCTTGTATCTCTTTGAGGATAATATTCACCTACCGGCTACACCTGGCTCACCAAATCCAATGGTCTTGGACCCGCCGGTGGCTCTTGAACCTTGCCCCAACGATGTGATGCTGCGGCCGTTTTGGCTTATGCGGTGTTTGTATCAGACATTGGCGCATCCCCGCGGAGGCTACTTGAGCACGAAGCTGTTTGTTCCTCGAGATGTTTGGAAAGTGAAGGGTGTCAAACTAAAGAATGTGGAGGACAAGATCTCAAACTGTGACTTCCTCACGGCTGCTCTCCTCAAACTTGCCAAGGTTGACACTTGCGATGCGGATGCCGTACTGGACGAGATGCAGTCTCTGGAGGGTGTTCTAGAGCAGGTGCAGACTGCACTCACCCGTAAACTTGGCAACGAAGTTGGTGTGCAAGGATCGGTGGTATTGTTCAAGGAAGCATCAaatgttgttgatggcgatggggCAGCAAGCGTCCCGCGAACTGCTAGCGTCTCTGGTAAATCTTCATCCTTCTCTTGGAGACGCCTTCGTTCCAAGAATTCGAACATGGGCTTGGGAGGGGCATACAACAGCCGGATGACTGGAGGAGAAGGGGCCAAGGATTCGGCCACAATGCCAACGCTGCCCATGACACCTCAACCCACTAGTCGTCCTCCAAAACGGGAACTTGGCCAGGCTCAGTTTATCGGGCCCAACGCGCACTACATGAGCTCACTCGCTCGCCTGTTCGACGCAGCGCAAGCGATAG ATCAAATCGCGCGACAAGTCGATGATCCCGGGCTGAGGCACGCGGACAAGACGCAAGTGGGACTGGAACTTTGCACCCGTCATGCTGCAGAGTTTTTTGGGTTTTATATTTGTAGGTTTGTATTGACAGATCTTGGCACACTGCTGGATAAGTTTATCAAGAGAGGGAGTGAATGGGTACTGGCATGA